One genomic region from Gossypium hirsutum isolate 1008001.06 chromosome D13, Gossypium_hirsutum_v2.1, whole genome shotgun sequence encodes:
- the LOC107920174 gene encoding pentatricopeptide repeat-containing protein At1g61870, mitochondrial, whose protein sequence is MASIFRNTKLAIPKAFFSTQAVKQNPPFPSFKAAKYAIITEKDPEKLAEIFEQCSHLPTFLRHRPIYHLSIRKLARANRLDLVDRLLETQKLHSQDTPALKSEGFWIRLIMLYSNAGMVPQALQTLDDLSRNRYCNISEKSLCAILTVYLNNGMFEQIHDCFKTLPKKLGVKPKVVSHNLVLKAFVKENKIESAREWVEKMDVNPNIDTYNILLGAYLKNGDQNGFDGVMKEVINKGIEGNLATYNHRISRLCKSKECARAKKLLDEMISKGMKPNSASYNSIIDGFCRIGDLESAKKVLDKMLSDGYVLPCSFAYYSLIRSMVNEGELDMALEMSKEIIKRKWVPPFEAMEGLVKGLVERSRSEEAKQVVEKMKKRLKGDALESWGKIEAALPV, encoded by the coding sequence ATGGCTTCCATCTTCAGGAACACAAAGCTAGCAATCCCCAAAGCATTCTTCTCCACTCAGGCCGTAAAACAGAACCCTCCATTTCCATCTTTCAAAGCCGCGAAATACGCCATAATAACCGAGAAGGACCCTGAAAAGCTAGCGGAAATCTTCGAACAATGTTCCCATTTGCCCACTTTCCTCCGCCACCGCCCCATCTACCACCTCTCCATCCGCAAGCTAGCCCGTGCCAACCGCCTCGACCTCGTCGACCGGCTCCTCGAGACCCAAAAGCTCCATTCTCAAGACACCCCTGCGCTCAAATCCGAAGGTTTTTGGATTCGTCTCATTATGCTTTACTCAAACGCTGGGATGGTTCCACAAGCACTCCAAACGCTCGACGATTTGTCTAGAAACAGGTATTGTAATATATCTGAAAAATCCCTTTGTGCTATTCTCACAGTTTATCTAAACAATGGTATGTTTGAGCAAATTCACGATTGCTTCAAGACTCTTCCTAAAAAGCTTGGCGTTAAGCCAAAGGTAGTATCGCATAACTTGGTATTAAAAGcatttgtaaaagaaaataagatCGAATCTGCACGTGAATGGGTTGAGAAAATGGATGTCAATCCAAATATTGATACTTATAACATATTGCTAGGGGCTTACTTGAAGAATGGGGACCAAAATGGATTTGATGGGGTTATGAAAGAGGTTATAAATAAAGGGATTGAAGGCAATTTGGCTACTTATAACCATAGGATTTCAAGGTTGTGCAAGAGTAAGGAATGTGCCAGGGCTAAGAAGTTGTTAGATGAGATGATTTCAAAAGGGATGAAACCAAATTCAGCTAGCTATAATTCTATTATTGATGGGTTTTGTAGGATAGGGGATTTAGAATCGGCTAAGAAGGTTTTGGATAAGATGCTGAGTGATGGGTATGTTTTGCCTTGTTCGTTTGCTTATTATAGCTTGATTAGGAGTATGGTGAATGAAGGAGAGTTGGATATGGCTTTGGAAATGAGCAAGGAAATCATAAAGAGGAAATGGGTTCCACCGTTTGAGGCGATGGAAGGTCTGGTTAAAGGGTTGGTAGAAAGGTCGAGATCAGAGGAAGCTAAGCAAGTTGTTGAGAAGATGAAAAAGAGGCTTAAAGGTGATGCCTTAGAATCATGGGGCAAAATTGAAGCTGCTCTTCCTGTATAA
- the LOC107920710 gene encoding aspartate-semialdehyde dehydrogenase, with product MASLSHPLKPHFLSTPKHKLQPKKLPTKVRMSFQESGPSVAVVGVTGAVGQEFLSVLSDRDFPYRSLKLLASKRSAGKSISFQDRTFTVQELTSDSFNNVDIALFSAGGSISKEFGPIAVEKGAIVVDNSSAFRMVDGVPLVIPEVNPEAMDGIKVGMKKGALIANPNCSTIICLMAATPLHRRAKVTRMVVSTYQAASGAGAAAMHELELQTREVLEGKPPTCNIFKQQYAFNLFSHNAPVLENGYNEEEMKMVKETRKIWNDADVKVTATCIRVPVMRAHAESVNLQFEKPLDEDTAREILKNAPGVIVIDDRISNHFPTPLEVSNKDDVAVGRIRQDLSQEGNQGLDIFVCGDQVRKGAALNAVQIAELLL from the exons ATGGCCTCCCTCAGCCACCCTCTCAAACCCCATTTTCTTTCCACCCCAAAACACAAACTCCAACCAAAGAAGCTCCCCACCAAGGTCCGCATGTCTTTCCAAGAATCGGGCCCATCCGTCGCCGTCGTTGGTGTCACTGGCGCCGTAGGCCAAGAATTCCTCTCCGTCCTCTCCGACCGTGACTTTCCTTACCGTTCCCTCAAGCTCCTTGCCTCCAAACGCTCCGCGGGCAAGTCCATTTCCTTCCAGGACCGTACCTTCACTGTCCAAGAACTAACTTCCGATAGCTTTAATAACGTCGACATCGCGCTTTTCAGTGCTGGTGGGTCGATAAGCAAGGAGTTCGGTCCCATTGCGGTTGAGAAAGGTGCCATCGTGGTAGATAACAGCTCTGCGTTTCGAATGGTTGATGGGGTGCCTTTAGTTATTCCTGAAGTGAATCCAGAAGCAATGGATGGGATTAAAGTTGGGATGAAAAAGGGTGCTTTGATAGCAAACCCGAATTGTTCTACAATTATTTGCTTAATGGCTGCTACCCCACTTCATCGCCGTGCCAAG GTGACTCGTATGGTGGTTAGTACATATCAGGCAGCTAGTGGTGCTGGTGCTGCTGCCATGCACGAGCTTGAGCTACAAACTCGTGAG GTCTTGGAAGGGAAACCGCCCACTTGTAATATCTTTAAGCAGCAA TATGCTTTTAATTTGTTCTCACATAATGCCCCTGTTCTCGAGAATGGATACAATGAAGAGGAGATGAAAATGGTAAAAGAGACAAGGAAAATCTGG AATGATGCTGATGTTAAAGTCACTGCTACATGCATACGAGTCCCTGTGATGCGTGCACATGCTGAAAGTGTCAATCTTCAGTTCGAGAAGCCACTTGATGAG GACACAGCaagagaaattttgaaaaatgcTCCCGGGGTCATAGTTATTGATGATCGGATTTCTAATCACTTCCCTACGCCATTGGAGGTATCAAACAAAGATGATGTTGCAGTTGGCAGAATTCGCCAAGATTTGTCTCAAGAAGGAAACCAGGG GCTGGACATCTTTGTTTGTGGTGACCAAGTACGTAAGGGAGCTGCACTTAATGCTGTTCAGATTGCTGAGTTGCTGTTATGA